In a genomic window of Acropora muricata isolate sample 2 chromosome 2, ASM3666990v1, whole genome shotgun sequence:
- the LOC136908176 gene encoding polycystin-1-like protein 2 has protein sequence MSWILASPSLNSSEGVKSGIVVSTESDQWSVDESHIYLAYALKTLYLSVHVFQGKNQTEEIVYDKGYVKIILLPLVAIIVGETEITRGKTQHFILNASTSYDPHEGPGNLQSLKFHWLCRKSHEAFPTEIVANLPVISLNGSEATSGGCFDSGIGRLETTEPVVVLNASNLAGSTGSYVFQIVVSKDSRTASDIKTVHVVEGNPPEVSMKFVFHDRLKVLPSAPLTIGAEYVGSSCDDPVEYKWILFEQSKQSTNWTSILNNSETASVLAIEPNTLEENTVYRLELNLLLGNGTPSKSAQVFRTAELPKDGVCDISPDTGEAVFTSFQLLCSGWFAAVNETFTYEVQIEGSGGITFILSRSSNEQQTFVLPQGNVNHNYSYNIKVYILRSNGASSEKDIAVTVLPPTKTKQQDIFASLEKNTTSFEKSLDNMVLQSAWQLMSAMLLTIESQEMINSSSLNLTQLAKHKSILRDIAIRSFQPEDLDDLALMSAFLASAGRNVPKLSFEAMEGLPGILFILSERVRSVAANMNAGDERFISMEAYNLLFGAAELLTVSVQASVSTEDNENPTAEQLKAREIVFKTQSLFRTLLRVLASRSAVSQPPKDLQVPGIDFILGRETTCGLAKRHFNTSKDKGFTLPDNMKEAFHNVDYKIVEYHMIRLDFNPYPWGKNHKNVKSEIFSLEFMDQNGEDILVKGENLEIDIRLSLESKVSASNNFFVKPLAMRYHTVKLENISDSMILEAEPKNKTQYMMTFVKKGERPTLEHYDHRAIVPDYSSCTYGSVGSDLVSNCSRSPYEIMSTANFNETGLFYVGVLYIDGDISDAKPFRKKRSCFGRRRMKRDCVEPKPPPVKGDVYNRTLVYNPSTDQNYSLKVRLYSCYYFVLTQGDWSKAGCKVGGETNDEILHCRCNHLTSFGGGFVVAPNPIDLDKVFDEFTRLRETGNYLVLSVVCSILGVYFALLIWARKADLQDERKVGPPLKVKLCNDAACYYDLTIVTGVWRDAGTTANVFMTIYGTEDVVEAINFIKYSPPGRKIFGRGSVSNFILHLEKSLGTIIKIEIWHDHRGKNASWFLNQVRILERSTGEKWDFFHHDWLALHIGKGTTKITLKSNDSHNYGPGFKNLFYSMSSVDLADQHLWASIFTRPPRNPFSRVQRTSCCLSLLYLAMALNAMFYQVSGVSSEAIEIGPLKMSVREVIIGIQTALIVAPVSIFITGLFRYRKTKAVPGMEDKELSSSGKNVKQRFLLPYNVVFVAWFFCIGIAMTSATVTVFYSLHWEKSISDQWMASVVISLVKDVFIWQPSKILILTVVLILVVKRPKPLDEEDIDYNGVSFSEDMKETRAYKIKHSKFFKFIRESVAFVAFYVLLVIVSYGNKGYDRYLMNKATRDGFEYFDKVNSGDKLWTYMLGKFVEDSYAGEWYNGKREETTEYIGNKISMLVGMPRLRQLRIREGTCQVVKEFEGLISECYDYYSSSEEDTTRLYLPQWVHLLNSQLKWTNLTDVCPRPWRYLSAQELNNYPSWAQHHLYDGGGYVLDLGYDRPTAMRMMEDVKDKNWIDRRTRAVLLEFQVMNLNSNLMSIVTYYYEVLPFGFGQTWEQIDTIKIFNLQSLSFGFYLTCQVLFFLLVLMYITIILMRLYSKGCAFFKVVWNWVDIGQILSAGLAIVFYVFKSKFLHDCISELRKNPFVTISFQFAILWAEMENFALSVALFIATFKILRYIHLNPHVQILAWTITSAKRDLVSFFIVFAIIFFAHAHFGYIAFGNSVYSFSSLFRSIASEFELALGNTNHVREANDVSQIFGRLFTTSFMLSLAVLLVNIFISILDISLHEVKQDEERLQEAFGMGAFIKALFFGVKKREDNFENKTRETDRKFSDV, from the exons ATGAGTTGGATTTTAGCGTCTCCCTCGTTGAACTCCTCAGAAGGCGTTAAAAGTGGAATCGTGGTTTCGACGGAATCTGATCAATGGTCCGTTGACGAAAGCCATATTTATCTTGCCTATGCACTAAAAACTTTGTACCTTTCTGTTCATGTGTTCCAAGGGAAAAACCAAACAGAAGAGATAGTGTATGATAAAGGCTATGTAAAGATCATTCTCTTACCCTTGGTTGCTATAATTGTAGGAGAAACTGAAATAACTAGGGGAAAAACGCAACATTTTATTCTCAATGCATCCACATCTTACGATCCTCACGAGGGACCTGGAAATTTACAGTCGCTTAAGTTTCATTGGCTTTGTAGGAAATCTCATGAAGCGTTTCCAACGGAAATCGTAGCTAATCTTCCAGTTATCTCACTTAACGGCTCCGAGGCAACAAGTGGCGGTTGTTTTGACTCAGGCATTGGGAGATTAGAGACCACTGAACCTGTTGTGGTGTTGAATGCGTCAAACTTGGCCGGGAGCACTGGTTCGTACGTCTTTCAGATTGTTGTAAGTAAAGATTCCAGGACAGCCAGCGACATAAAGACAGTCCATGTTGTCGAGGGAAACCCTCCTGAAGTGTCAATGAA gtttgttttccatgaccgTTTAAAAGTGCTTCCATCAGCTCCGTTGACCATTGGTGCTGAATACGTTGGATCATCTTGTGATGATCCAGTTGAATACAAATGGATTTTGTTTGAACAAAGCAAGCAGAGCACAAATTGGACAAGTATTTTGAACAATTCTGAGACCGCGTCGGTGTTGGCAATTGAACCGAATACGCTGGAAGAGAACACCGTGTACCGACTAGAACTAAATCTATTGCTTGGTAATGGAACGCCTTCGAAAAGTGCGCAAGTGTTCAGAACCGCAGAACTTCCTAAAGATGGAGTATGCGACATAAGCCCGGACACCGGAGAGGCCGTGTTTACGTCATTTCAGTTGTTATGTTCAGGCTGGTTTGCCGCAGTCAACGAGACCTTTACTTATGAGGTGCAAATTGAAGGAAGTGGTGGTATAACATTTATCTTATCCCGGAGTAGCAACGAACAGCAAACTTTTGTTTTACCACAGGGGAATGTTAACCACAACTATTCGTATAATATCAAGGTGTACATTTTGAGGAGCAACGGTGCTTCATCCGAAAAGGACATAGCAGTTACG GTTTTACCACCTACTAAAACGAAACAACAAGACATTTTTGCCTCACTAGAGAAGAACACAACCTCATTTGAAAAATCCCTTGATAACATGGTTCTACAAAGCGCTTGGCAGTTGATGAGTGCAATGTTATTGACAATCGAGAGTCAAGAAATGATCAATAGCAGCTCATTGAACTTAACTCAACTAGCAAAACATAAAAGCATT ctCAGGGATATCGCCATTAGGAGCTTTCAACCTGAAGATTTAGATGATCTAGCGCTGATGTCTGCCTTTTTGGCTTCTGCTGGGAGAAATGTCCCCAAATTGTCATTTGAGGCTATG GAAGGTTTACCGGGAATATTATTTATCTTGAGTGAACGGGTGAGGTCTGTGGCTGCCAACATGAACGCAGGAGATGAAAGATTTATTTCTATGGAGGCTTATAACTTGTTGTTTGGAGCAGCGGAATTACTCACGGTTTCTGTTCAAGCTTCAGTCTCAACTGAAGACAATGAAAATCCCACTGCTGAGCAGTTAAAG GCAAGAGAGATTGTTTTCAAAACTCAAAGTCTGTTTAGAACTCTACTCAGAGTCCTAGCGTCGAGGTCGGCAGTTTCGCAGCCACCAAAGGATCTCCAAGTACCAGGCATTGATTTCATTCTAGGACGCGAGACGACATGCGGACTCGCAAAAAGACACTTTAATACTTCAAAGGATAAGGGATTTACTCTTCCGGACAATAtgaaagaggcatttcataatGTCGATTACAAAATTGTAGAATATCAT ATGATACGCTTGGATTTTAATCCCTACCCATGGGGAAAGAACCACAAAAACGTCAAGTCTGAGATATTCAGCTTAGAATTCATGGACCAAAATGGTGAGGACATACTTGTAAAAGGGGAAAATTTGGAGATTGATATAAGACTTTCCCTTGAGTCAAAAGTCAGCGCATCCAATAATTTCTTTGTCAAACCACTGGCAATGCGCTACCACACAGTAAAACTGGAAAACATTTCTGATTCCATGATCCTGGAGGCTGAGCCAAAGAACAAAACGCAATATATGATGACATTTGTTAAAAAGGGGGAACGCCCAACGCTAGAACACTATGATCACCGTGCAATTGTTCCCGACTACTCGTCTTGCACTTATGGATCGGTGGGAAGTGATTTGGTTAGCAACTGTTCTCGGAGTCCGTATGAGATTATGTCGACTGCAAATTTTAACGAAACGGGACTCTTCTATGTTGGAGTGTTATACATTGACGGTGATATTTCCGACGCGAAGCCGTTTCGAAAGAAGCGTTCGTGCTTTGGACGACGAAGAATGAAAAGGGACTGTGTTGAGCCAAAACCGCCTCCTGTTAAAGGAGATGTTTATAATAGGACGCTCGTTTACAATCCTTCAACGGACCAGAATTACAGCTTAAAAGTTCGGTTGTACAGCTGTTACTACTTTGTATTGACGCAGGGTGACTGGAGTAAGGCTGGTTGTAAG GTAGGTGGTGAAACGAACGACGAAATACTGCATTGCCGATGTAACCATCTCACTTCGTTTGGCGGTGGCTTTGTAGTGGCACCAAACCCGATAGACTTAGACAAAGTATTTGATGAATTCACAAGGCTTAGAGAAACTGGGAATTATCTTGTTCTATCGGTTGTATGTAGCATTTTGGGAGTGTATTTTGCATTATTAATTTGGGCAAGAAAAGCTGATTTACAAGACGAGAGAAAG GTGGGCCCCCCTTTGAAAGTAAAACTTTGCAATGATGCCGCTTGCTATTACGATTTAACAATAGTGACAGGGGTTTGGAGAGATGCAGGAACAACAGCTAACGTGTTTATGACAATATATGGCACAGAAGATGTTGTAGAGGCTATCAACTTCATTAAATACTCCCCGCCAGGTAGAAAGATTTTTGGAAGAGGAAGTGTCAGTAACTTTATTTTACACCTTGAGAAATCACTCGGGACGATTATTAAAATAGAGATTTGGCATGACCATCGTGGAAAAAATGCATCTTGGTTTTTGAATCAAGTTCGCATCCTGGAGAGAAGCACCGGTGAAAAATGGGATTTCTTTCATCATGACTGGCTTGCTTTACACATTGGCAAAGGAACAACCAAGATCACTCTAAAGTCAAATGATTCGCACAATTATGGGCCTGGATTTAAGAACTTATTTTACTCTATGTCCTCCGTCGACCTCGCTGATCAACACTTGTGGGCCTCAATCTTTACTCGACCCCCTCGAAATCCATTTAGTCGAGTGCAGAGGACTTCTTGCTGCCTCTCTCTACTATATTTAGCGATGGCATTGAACGCGATGTTTTACCAGGTCAGTGGGGTCTCAAGTGAGGCGATTGAAATTGGTCCTCTTAAAATGTCCGTGCGAGAAGTGATAATCGGTATCCAAACAGCTCTGATAGTTGCGCCTGTAAGTATTTTTATTACTGGTTTATTTCGCTACCGAAAGACTAAAGCAGTTCCTGGAATGGAAGACAAAGAACTTTCGTCATCAGGAAAGAACGTAAAGCAGCGTTTTCTTTTACCCTATaacgttgtttttgttgcttggTTTTTTTGCATTGGAATTGCAATGACCTCTGCCACAGTAACGGTATTCTATAGCCTTCATTGGGAGAAAAGTATTTCAGACCAGTGGATGGCGTCGGTTGTAATATCATTGGTAAAAGATGTCTTTATCTGGCAACCCAGCAAAATTCTAATACTTACTGTGGTATTGATCCTTGTCGTTAAAAGACCCAAGCCATTGGATGAAGAAGATATTGACTACAACGGGGTGTCCTTTTCAGAGGACATGAAGGAGACACGCGCatacaaaataaaacattcTAAGTTTTTTAAGTTCATTAGAGAATCTGTTGCATTTGTGGCGTTTTACGTGTTGCTCGTGATAGTAAGCTATGGGAACAAAGGGTACGACAGATATCTGATGAATAAGGCTACTCGAGATGGATTTGAGTACTTTGACAAG GTAAATAGTGGTGATAAGCTGTGGACATACATGCTGGGAAAGTTTGTGGAGGACTCTTATGCTGGCGAGTGGTATAATGGGAAGAGAGAAGAGACAACCGAGTACATTGGGAATAAGATATCCATGCTGGTGGGAATGCCTCGCCTTCGGCAACTGAGAATAAGAGAAG gtACTTGTCAAGTGGTAAAAGAATTTGAAGGTTTAATTAGCGAGTGCTACGACTATTACTCGTCTTCAGAGGAGGACACAACTCGATTGTACCTCCCACAATGGGTTCACCTGTTAAATTCACAACTAAAATGGACCAATCTAACAGACGTGTGCCCAAGACCGTGGCGCTATTTATCTGCTCAAGAGTTAAACAACTATCCGTCATGGGCACAGCACCATCTCTACGATGGTGGTGGATATGTTCTCGATCTCGGCTATGACAGACCCACGGCCATGCGTATGATGGAAGATGTAAAAGACAAGAACTGGATCGATAGGAGGACCAGGGCAGTCTTACTCGAGTTTCAAGTTATGAACTTAAACTCCAATTTAATGAGCATTGTCACTTATTACTATGAAGTTCTTCCATTTGGATTTGGACAAACATGGGAACAAATCGACACTATAAAGATCTTTAATTTGCAAAGTCTTTCCTTCGGGTTTTACTTGACTTGTCaagttctgttttttcttttagtgttgatgtatataacaattattttaatGAGGTTATATTCTAAGGGCTGTGCATTTTTTAAAGTGGTATGGAATTGGGTAGATATTGGACAGATCTTGAGCGCAGGTCTTGCTATTGTCTTTTACGTTTTCAAATCCAAATTTTTACACGACTGCATAAGTGAGCTACGCAAGAATCCATTTGTAACAATAAGTTTTCAGTTTGCAATTCTCTGGGCAGAAATGGAAAACTTCGCATTGTCAGTAGCACTGTTTATCGCTACGTTCAAAATTCTCCGTTACATTCATCTTAACCCTCATGTACAAATTTTGGCCTGGACCATCACCTCTGCGAAACGAGACCTCGTCTCCTTTTTCATTGTATTTGCTATCATATTTTTCGCTCATGCTCACTTTGGGTATATAGCATTTGGTAATTCGGTGTATTCATTCTCATCGCTCTTCCGCTCAATCGCTTCTGAATTTGAGCTGGCGCTTGGAAATACCAATCATGTCAGGGAGGCAAATGACGTTAGTCAAATATTCGGTCGATTGTTTACAACCAGTTTCATGCTAAGCCTTGCTGTTCTTTTAGTGAATATTTTTATCTCAATTTTGGATATAAGTCTGCATGAAGTAAAACAAGATGAAGAGAGGCTTCAGGAGGCATTCGGTATGGGAGCTTTCataaaagcacttttttttggAGTAAAGAAGAGAgaggacaattttgaaaacaaaacacgcGAGACTGATAGGAAATTCAGTGATGTCTAG